A stretch of the Dioscorea cayenensis subsp. rotundata cultivar TDr96_F1 chromosome 4, TDr96_F1_v2_PseudoChromosome.rev07_lg8_w22 25.fasta, whole genome shotgun sequence genome encodes the following:
- the LOC120258944 gene encoding MACPF domain-containing protein NSL1, with amino-acid sequence MGPANKGFMPPDMAAERAVAAVGCGYDLAADIRLSYCKEGRLIEIETVGARDLVLPGGIVVPDVPKSIRCDKGERTRFRSDVLSFHQMSEQFNQDLSLPGKIPSGLFNSMFDFNGCWQKDASTTKSLSFDGWFITLYSIVLERSHIVLSDTVKQDVPSSWDPSALAGFIEKYGTHIIVGVKMGGKDVIYIKQQQESPLQQTEVQTYLKRIADDRFSDEFCENFLLASDNFPGKLKERGTTLLKSLRSSVVSHSKSDDIVTIHIRRGGINTNQSHKQWLPTISQTPNVISMSFVPITSLLNGVRGSGFLSHAVNLYLRYKPPIEELHHFLEFQLPRLWAPEFGELPLGPHRKKHSFPSLQFTLMGPKLYVNTDPVDSGNRPVTGLRLYLEGKKNNRLAIHLQHLASIPNIIQLSEETDTTTDDELCNQRDYYEPIKWTLLSHICTAPIQYSSSRIDDSASIVTKAWLEVKDIGVRKVLFLRLGFSNIASMKIRRSEWVGAGSVTRKSGSISSLISSRFSASQTPTPTPKVEVNSAVFPGGPPVPIRVSKMSKFVDALEMTRGPDDLPGYWVVTGAKLCVDSGKIYLKVKFSLLTVMPEEDM; translated from the exons ATGGGGCCGGCCAACAAGGGGTTTATGCCGCCGGACATGGCGGCGGAGAGAGCCGTTGCTGCGGTTGGCTGTGGGTATGATCTTGCTGCTGATATCCGACTCTCTTACTGCAAGGAAGGGCGGTTGATTGAGATTGAGACGGTGGGAGCGAGGGATCTTGTGCTGCCCGGTGGGATTGTTGTGCCTGATGTTCCTAAGTCGATCAGGTGTGATAAAGGGGAAAGGACTCGGTTTCGCTCtgatgttctttcttttcatcag ATGTCAGAGCAGTTCAATCAAGATCTGTCATTGCCCGGGAAAATTCCATCCGGCTTGTTCAATTCCATGTTTGATTTCAATGGCTGCTGGCAAAAGGATGCATCCACAACAAAAAGTCTTTCCTTTGATGGATGGTTCATTACACTATACAGTATTGTGCTGGAAAGATCCCACATAGTGCTGAGTGACACGGTTAAACAAGATGTTCCATCTTCTTGGGATCCTTCTGCCCTTGCAGG GTTCATTGAGAAATACGGTACTCATATCATTGTTGGTGTGAAGATGGGAGGTAAAGATGTAATTTATATCAAGCAGCAGCAAGAGTCCCCTCTTCAGCAAACTGAAGTGCAAACTTACTTGAAAAGGATAGCTGATGACAGATTTTCTGATGAATTCTGTGAAAACTTCCTGTTAGCATCTGATAATTTTCCAGGAAAGCTAAAG GAACGAGGCACAACTCTACTGAAATCTCTCAGATCATCTGTAGTATCTCATTCAAAGTCAGAT GATATAGTGACCATTCATATCAGAAGAGGGGGTATCAATACCAATCAGAGCCATAAACAATGGCTTCCTACTATATCACAAACTCCAAATGTCATATCAATGTCTTTTGTGCCTATAACTTCACTCTTGAATGGTGTCCGAGGAAGTGGATTCCTAAGTCATGCAGTGAATTTGTATCTGCGCT ATAAACCACCTATAGAGGAACTTCATCACTTTCTGGAGTTCCAATTACCTCGTCTGTGGGCTCCTGAGTTTGGTGAACTCCCTCTTGGCCCACATCGCAAGAAACATAGCTTTCCATCCCTTCAGTTTACACTCATGGGTCCCAAACTTTATGTGAACACAGATCCG GTCGATTCTGGAAATCGCCCAGTGACTGGTCTTCGCCTTTACTTAGAAGGCAAGAAGAACAATCGGCTAGCAATTCATCTCCAGCATCTTGCATCAATCCCCAATATCATCCAACTATCTGAAGAAACAGATACTACAACTGATGATGAACTCTGCAACCAACGGGACTATTACGAACCAATCAAATGGACATTACTCTCTCATATCTGCACAGCCCCAATCCAGTACAGCAGTTCCCGCATTGATGACTCTGCCTCTATTGTCACTAAGGCATGGCTCGAAGTAAAAGACATCGGTGTAAGGAAAGTACTCTTCCTCAGGCTTGGCTTCTCCAACATCGCTTCTATGAAAATACGGCGTTCCGAGTGGGTTGGTGCAGGTAGTGTTACTAGGAAGTCAGGCTCTATTTCTTCTCTGATCAGCTCACGTTTCAGTGCAAGCCAGACACCAACTCCGACACCTAAAGTTGAAGTGAACTCTGCAGTTTTCCCTGGAGGTCCACCGGTTCCGATCAGAGTGTCGAAAATGTCAAAGTTTGTTGACGCATTGGAGATGACAAGGGGCCCTGATGATCTTCCTGGGTACTGGGTGGTAACTGGTGCTAAATTGTGTGTGGATAGTGGTAAGATATATCTGAAAGTTAAATTCTCTTTGTTGACAGTAATGCCGGAGGAGGATATGTGA